The Legionella jordanis genomic sequence GCTAGTCTGTAATAAGGGATTGAGTGATGTTAGCTCATGCAGTGTATGTTTCAATTCTTCTTTTCGAAGATTGATTTCATCCATCGTGGTAAGATGCGCAAAACTCACTTTTAAATCTTTTATTGTCTCAACGACAGCAAGAATATTTTTTCTCGCCAGAGAGATTCTTTTTCTCGTCATTTCAGCGTTATGATGCTGGTAAATGAGTTTAAGTTCGTTTGCCAACTCATCTAGGGTCGGTCTGTCATCAGGAATTTTGCTTTGACACTGCTCAATTAAAACATGCAGGCGCTCCGTATTCTTACTCTTTTCGTCAAGATGAAACATGGTTTTCATTAAATCGCCCAAGGAATACACATCCATACTGTAATCCGCCTGAACTTTATTCAGCGAGAAGCATTCCGGCGCGTAATGAGAGTGGTTTAGCCTTGCCTTTTCTACGGCCTCAATAGTTGGGAACCGAAAACGGGTAGGTAAATAGCCCCCCTTTTTAACCGCTGAGCCTCCATCGATTAAATAACTTTTGCCAGTTTGTTTATCATAAAGAATATTGTCCACCTTTAAATCCAAAAAAATATATTCTTTCGTATGGCAGTATTGCAGGGCCTCAATGGCGGATAAAAACAGTTTAATTTGTCCCAAATAATTACCAGCTTCGATGTGGAAATATTCGGTTCCAGGAAGCAATGGTAAGATAAGACGGTAACTGTTATTAAACTGAAACAACTCAGATGCCCTGTCGGGATAGAGGGTTTGAAAAAAATCGCGCTTAACCGTAGCTTCCTCGGCATTCGCACCTAAGGTGAGAGGTGATAGCACCACTTTGCTTTCTTCATTTTTGCTAGTTACCAACAGTCTGGCTTTGCAAAAAGCCCCTTTGCCTAGCTGCTTATCCGGTTTATAAAGGTTATTATTTTCATCCTCATATTCAGATCCATAACCCTCGATACCAGCACGCCTATATTTACCCATTTTTATTCCCAGCTAAGGGCATCATTGCTTTATTGCATATGCGCTTCTTAGTATGTTGCACTCTTCAGCCCTAGCCTTCTTTGAATACATCCATGTAAAAGCAGTAAGTTTATCACTTACTGCTTAAATTGCGGAGCAATTCGCCGAACTCCATAGGCATTGGGAAAATAATGGTTGAAGCATTATTGGTCGTCAGAGTCGATAATGTTTGTAAATAACGCAGCTGCATGGATTGTGGTTGTTGCGCCAACACTTGCGCTGCCTCCAGTAATTTTTGGGAGGCCTGCAATTCTCCTTCAGCCAGAATGATTTTAGCTCGCCTGTCGCGTTCTGCCTCGGCTTGTTTAGCTATTGCCCGAATCATGCTTTCATCCAAATCCACATGTTTAATTTCGACATTGGACACTTTTATGCCCCAATTGTCCGTTTGCGCATCGAGGATTTTTTGAATATCACTGTTTAATTTTTCCCTCTCTGCCAACATTTCATCCAATTCATGTTGCCCAAGCACTGAACGCAATGTAGTCTGAGCCAGTTGGCTGGTCGCTTCAAAATAATTTTCCACCTGAATAATGGCGTGTTGAGGTTCAACAACACGGAAATAAAGAACGGCATTCACTCGGACGGATACATTGTCACGAGAGATCACATCTTGACTTGGCACATCCATGACAATGGTGCGTAAATCAACTCGAACCATTTGTTGCAACACAGGAATGAGAATCACCAAGCCAGGCCCTTTTACCCGCCAAAATCTGCCCAACAAGAAAATGACGCCCCGCTCATACTCCCTTAAAACACGTAAGCTGGACATAATAAATATTGCAATAACAATAATAAAAAACCCCATGAAAGAGAACATAGCTTTCTCCCTTAGCCAAAGTTATTATCCATTTCCATTATCAATTTCCTGCACCTCCAGTTGCAAACCTTTTGCTGCAACGACTTTAATCCGCTTATCTGCTGGTATTGGTTTTGCCGCATGCACCGTCCAAATTTCACCGCGGATTACCGCCTGGCCTTGTAAATTTATCTTCCCTAAACTTCGCCCCTCAGCACCCAGTAAAATACTTAAACCATGTTGTGGCTTTCCCCGTCTTGCCTTTATGGTCATGGCTGATAGAACGAATATAATAAGAAGATTTGCTGACGCCATAGCCCAAATCGCCGTGCGTGCAATTTGATAGCTGTTGTCATCAATATCGATGAGCAAAATCGAGCCCACAATAAAAGCAATAGTACCCCCTACCCCCAAGGCGCCAAAGCTGGGTGCAAACGCTTCAGCGATGATGAATATCATGCCCAAGAGAACGAGACCCAAACCGGCGTAATTGATGGGAAGCAATTGCAAGGCATAAAGAGCAAGTAAAATGGAAATGCCGCCAATGACCCCCGGCAGCATGAAACCTGGATTTAGTAATTCAAAGAAGATACCGTAAATTCCCAGAAGCAACAGCAGATATGCTACAGTAGGTTCTGTAATAACTTGCAAAAATGCCATCCGCCAATCGGGTTTTAGGAATTCAATGTTCATGTCCTGGGTATCTAGTCGCACCGTTTGACCATTTTGTGAAACAGTGATTCCATTCAGTTGCCGTAATAAGTCGTTTTTATCCTTGGCAATTAAATTGATGACTCCGGTATTTAAAGCCTCGCTGGCTGTGAGCGTTGATGCGGATCGCACTGCCTTTTCAGCAAATGTCGAATTACGGTTGCGCAATTGAGCCAAGGCGCGGATATAAGCTATTGCATCATTTAAGGATTTGTTTTCCATAGTTGATTTGCTTTGGCCATTTTTCCCGTCTTTATTCATGACATCGGTCAAATTAACAGGACTTGCTGCCCCAAGATGAGTACCTGGCGCCATTGCAGCAACCGTGCTTGCGTATAAAATATAAGTGCCAGCGCTCGCAGCCCTTGCACCATTAGGGGCAACATAAGTGACGATTGGGATTTTTGACGCCAGTATGCTCTCTACAATCATCCGCATGGATTTATCTAAGCCACCCGGGGTGTCCATAATGATGAGGATGAGATTGGCATCTTGAGCCTTTGAAATGTTTCTTGAGATGTAATCTGCAGTTGCAGGACCAATAGCGCCCTGAATGTATAATTCAATCGCCTTACCCGCCCAAGAGGGAGAAGCATTTATACCATTCAGCAGAACACATAGAAGGCCAATGTAGCCTAAAATCCTGAGGCTTTTTCCGGACAACATGCAGTGATTGCAACAATCCTTGGCAACAGTATGGCTTGGAACCATTTTCATAAACATCCAGATGATTGTTCATGTGGTTAAGCATAGCAGTATTTTTTTTGCCAGACTGCCGGTGAACTGCAAATTGTGCTCATGTTTAGCAATTAAACATGAGCAGTGACTTAGAAATAAACGCCAATTTGAGCAATCAGGGAGTCAGAGGAACGGCCGGTACCCAAGGTATTTTGGTTGACCAGACCTGGGGCATGGGCACCATTTGCAAATTCATAGGCGCCAAAATCAATGTCATGTCGATACTCGAGACTTTCAACCGTATCTTTCCATAGTGAAATATTAAAAACGCCACTAATGCGATGCTCAGGCAAACGCAAAGCCAGGGTATCTTTAGACCATTGGTAACCCAAGGCAAAAGAAGCAGGTTTGGAAAAGGCCATAAAGGTTACTCCCGCTTCCAGCTGGGCGGCTTGTGGTTTCGCGCCATGGCCATTATAGCTTAAATCCTGGGCACGAAATGCTTGAGTAACTCCTACCCACTCAGCGGTCAAATTGTAGCGGTCAATGTTCATGTTCGCATGCACACCCAAAGCTGGTATTCGATGAACGTTCTCATTGCCATTGGTTATTGAGCCAAATCCACCAAATGTGGTAAAGGGTGCAGAGCCATTATCTTGCATACCCGCTGAGTCGGTGATTGAACTTATATAGCTTGCACCAATTTCACCCCGGATATTATCGGACTTAAGGGTATAGCCAAAATTAGCCCCTCCTATTCCTGAATGCCCATAAGTGGTATCTGCGCGGAAACCATAAACAGCCGCATACGGGCCTGGTTCTGTTTGCGATTTATATCCGAGAATAAAAGGTCTTGATTTTGTGCGAGCCAATCTTAAAGGTAGAGGGGAGCTGACCATTGAACTTGAAAATCGACCGAAAGGGACGAATAACTGTCCTGCGGTGAAATAGATAGGAGAAGAATCCAAATCACCAATATTAACAAAGCCCTGATTCAGGTAGAAGGCTGAATTTTCTGTACGAGGACCGCCGACTGAAGGAGGAGTTTCATCGTAGGCGATGGACATAAAGGCTTCAACTTTATCGTTCATCATCGCCGCTACATCAAGCTCACTCGAACCTAAAGTCCAGTCCGCAGTGGTGTTACGCTGATATGAGCGAGTTATATCACCAACAGGCTCGGTCTTACCGCTTATCGCGATAATGGGAATGTTGGGAATTGGGTAACCTATTCGTTCATAGGCATCGTAAACACGACGACGCTGTTCCATCAAACGAATATCACGGTTGATACTGGAAATATTTACAATGTAATCCGAACCATCGAAAGCGGGTCTATCTCCTGTATAGGGCGAGGTTACAACGGGTGTTCCAGCTATGTAGGTAACTACCTGATGATCAGCTATCAATGCTGTAGGGAAAAAGCTGCTGGACTCAGGATCGCCATCGACTGTATGGACAAGTACTGGCGAATTGTGAAAGCGACCTGTTACTTTCCCATGTTCAGTAGGCTTATTTTTGGGCCTTTGAAGAGGTTTGCCCACGGATTTCACCTCACGAGACGGCTTCTTCTTGGGATTTGCCTTGCTTTTCTGTTTCTTTGGCTTTTTGATTTCTTCTGCAACCAATTGCTTTTGCAAGTGATTTAATTGCGATTGCAGCGCCTTGGTTTGTTCCTGCAACTGGCGAATTTGATTTTGCAATTCAGCGCTGTTTGCAGCAAATAATGGGCTTGAAATAGCGGCAATGGCCATGATAAGTACTTTCTGTTTCACGCGCGGCACTCCTGACTGTTTTTTTAGCTTCCTGATGATTTAGCGGAGTGAATTATATCTTGCATGAAGTGAAGTGGCCAGCCTTTGCTCAACATATTTCTTAGTCAGGCAGGTTTGAGATTTACCATGCAGTTTTAAACTGCTATTGCAATTTCTAAGACAAAAAAAAAGCCCTTTGCAGGGCTTTAAAGCAAGGACAGTCTAAACATTACCTACCCATTTAACTCCGAAGTAGGGACCAAAAAGACCGAAATCTGAATTTTTTAAGCAGCCGCACACAATATCAGTTACCTGTAAGGCATCTAAATAATCCAGGGCTTGATAGCCTCCTTCAATATTCAACACACCTTGTGCAAATTCCTGGCTGTATTTCAGACCAAGTTTACCCTCTAAACCAGGGACAACCGATTTCTTGCTGGCATATTGGCTGAGAGGTACCAAGCCGCTCGGCGCTAAAACTAAATTATTGTTTAGGCGGCTTGTGCCATATAAAAGACTAGCTTCAGCATCTGCAGTTATACTAAAACCATAAGCCAGATTATAAGCATAATCGACCCCAACTACAGGACCTACACCATTGAAATCGGTGTTTCTATTTTGTACAAAGCCATCCGGCGCTACAAAAGGAATGGTCGTCAGGTAATTGTATTGTGTATCGATTCGAATACGGGCGTATTGCAATCCTGCATAGAAATGAGCATCTTTAAATAGGCCCATATCCACATGTTGCCCCATCGTCAAATTAACTTGATCAAATCGATCATCTTGTGTGACTGTAAAGGGTACAAGTACAGGAAGGAAAGGAGTCGCTCCTGCATAGCCTGAGCTACTTGGTTCATTAGAAAAATGAGTCCAGGACATGGTTATATCATTACCAGTATTAAAGTGGTAAGAACCTTCTAGGCGATATCCCCAATCCCATTCCTCTTCAAGCTCTCTAAAACCGAGACTGGCAGTGGTTTCATATCCTCTATGGGTGCTAAAGACTGGCTTTAGATAAAGTGCCTGGATACCAATATCCCACTGTCTCATCTCACAAGGGACAGTGACATTATCAGGTGTGCAAACAGGACCCATTGTTCCCGCAAATACCGCACTGCTTCCTAGTGCAAGGATGGCGAGGGTTGTTTTTTTCAGCATTGATCACTCCATCTATCAAAAAAAAGCCCATCAACGAGGATGGGCTTAGTAAGAATAACAGGTTTGTTAATTAAACATTACCAACCCATTTCAGACCAGCGTAAGGACCTTGGAGAGCGAAGTTAGATTCGCGAGCACCAATAGCTGAAGTACCGATGAAGTGGTTAGCATTGATGTAGTCAACGAACATCCAACCAGCATCCAGAGTCAGGTCACCTTGTGCCATAGCGTAGGTGTACTTAGCACCGAGTTTAGCTTCCAACTCAGGAACGATTGTAGTCTTAGAACCAGAAGAAGCACCAACCAAGAAACCACCAAAGGCAGCAGCAGTATCAAACTTGGAATCGCCAACTAACAGAGCAGTAGCACCGTTTCCATAGATTGCAAAGCCATTACCAAAGTTGTATTGGTAGTCAACACCAATTCTTGGACCAACGCCATTGAATTCGCTATGAGCGCGAGCAGAAAATGCAGTCAATGGGCTTACGATTCCAGAGTAACCAGAGGTGATGAAATCGTGTTCGATGCGGGCATATTGCAGACCGGCATGGAAACGAATGTCTTTGAACTCACCGAAGTCAACGTGTTGACCAAATTCAAAGTTAACAGCATCCCACTCAGGCTCAAATTGAGCAGCGCCAAACAGACCAGCTGTACCGATAACTAAAGGAACGCTACCGAAACCTACACCGCTGAAAGTACTGTCAGTATCTTTCTTCCAGTGGTACCAGTTCAGGTTCAAATCGTTACCAGTGCTGAAGTGGTAAGAACCTTCCAGTTTGAAGCCCCATCCCCAATCAGGATCCATATCAACGTAACGAGTGGTTACTCCGAATGGGTTTGTGAAGAAAGGATATTCAAAATCAACATCATAAGATGGTTTCAAATACAGAGCGTAAACACCGAAATCCCAAGCGGTTGCTTCGCAGGGAACGGTAACGTTACCAGGGGTACAAACAGGACCCATGGTTCCAGCAAATACTGCACTGCTACCTAAAGCAAGAACAGCTACCGCTGTTTTTTTCAAATTTAACATGCTTCATCTCCACTTTTTTATTATTAATTTCCCGTTTAGCCGTCAAACCAAAACATTGGTGTTGACTATAGTACGCAATCATCGCTCTATCCGAGAACGTACATGGTCAGATTATCAAGCGCTACTTTGCCAAAGTCAACACCATTTCCATAAAAATTCTCTATAAATTCGATAATTTAGTTGGCCTATTGAACAGCAATGATTCTTTTGTAGTCAAACCAGCTAATTTATCAGCAACGGCTAGAGCAAGTTGCATTT encodes the following:
- a CDS encoding protein kinase domain-containing protein, encoding MGKYRRAGIEGYGSEYEDENNNLYKPDKQLGKGAFCKARLLVTSKNEESKVVLSPLTLGANAEEATVKRDFFQTLYPDRASELFQFNNSYRLILPLLPGTEYFHIEAGNYLGQIKLFLSAIEALQYCHTKEYIFLDLKVDNILYDKQTGKSYLIDGGSAVKKGGYLPTRFRFPTIEAVEKARLNHSHYAPECFSLNKVQADYSMDVYSLGDLMKTMFHLDEKSKNTERLHVLIEQCQSKIPDDRPTLDELANELKLIYQHHNAEMTRKRISLARKNILAVVETIKDLKVSFAHLTTMDEINLRKEELKHTLHELTSLNPLLQTSCKQLEINSSPIIEQAMRDKNQEIKDGCELQNQLVKILIDSRFESHLAIFAEKLRVMHEKQRTNDSYCQAATKIKCLYEHLLAAKFSLLRADKPLNQLKAEFKETCLSAVDEVKVSLEAHREWQGILRKFFIDLIAALSGNINRWRMFSKTDSAKKLADLQVSIQLL
- a CDS encoding Lpg1974 family pore-forming outer membrane protein, which encodes MLNLKKTAVAVLALGSSAVFAGTMGPVCTPGNVTVPCEATAWDFGVYALYLKPSYDVDFEYPFFTNPFGVTTRYVDMDPDWGWGFKLEGSYHFSTGNDLNLNWYHWKKDTDSTFSGVGFGSVPLVIGTAGLFGAAQFEPEWDAVNFEFGQHVDFGEFKDIRFHAGLQYARIEHDFITSGYSGIVSPLTAFSARAHSEFNGVGPRIGVDYQYNFGNGFAIYGNGATALLVGDSKFDTAAAFGGFLVGASSGSKTTIVPELEAKLGAKYTYAMAQGDLTLDAGWMFVDYINANHFIGTSAIGARESNFALQGPYAGLKWVGNV
- a CDS encoding slipin family protein, giving the protein MGFFIIVIAIFIMSSLRVLREYERGVIFLLGRFWRVKGPGLVILIPVLQQMVRVDLRTIVMDVPSQDVISRDNVSVRVNAVLYFRVVEPQHAIIQVENYFEATSQLAQTTLRSVLGQHELDEMLAEREKLNSDIQKILDAQTDNWGIKVSNVEIKHVDLDESMIRAIAKQAEAERDRRAKIILAEGELQASQKLLEAAQVLAQQPQSMQLRYLQTLSTLTTNNASTIIFPMPMEFGELLRNLSSK
- a CDS encoding Lpg1974 family pore-forming outer membrane protein, translated to MLKKTTLAILALGSSAVFAGTMGPVCTPDNVTVPCEMRQWDIGIQALYLKPVFSTHRGYETTASLGFRELEEEWDWGYRLEGSYHFNTGNDITMSWTHFSNEPSSSGYAGATPFLPVLVPFTVTQDDRFDQVNLTMGQHVDMGLFKDAHFYAGLQYARIRIDTQYNYLTTIPFVAPDGFVQNRNTDFNGVGPVVGVDYAYNLAYGFSITADAEASLLYGTSRLNNNLVLAPSGLVPLSQYASKKSVVPGLEGKLGLKYSQEFAQGVLNIEGGYQALDYLDALQVTDIVCGCLKNSDFGLFGPYFGVKWVGNV
- a CDS encoding LbtU family siderophore porin; the encoded protein is MKQKVLIMAIAAISSPLFAANSAELQNQIRQLQEQTKALQSQLNHLQKQLVAEEIKKPKKQKSKANPKKKPSREVKSVGKPLQRPKNKPTEHGKVTGRFHNSPVLVHTVDGDPESSSFFPTALIADHQVVTYIAGTPVVTSPYTGDRPAFDGSDYIVNISSINRDIRLMEQRRRVYDAYERIGYPIPNIPIIAISGKTEPVGDITRSYQRNTTADWTLGSSELDVAAMMNDKVEAFMSIAYDETPPSVGGPRTENSAFYLNQGFVNIGDLDSSPIYFTAGQLFVPFGRFSSSMVSSPLPLRLARTKSRPFILGYKSQTEPGPYAAVYGFRADTTYGHSGIGGANFGYTLKSDNIRGEIGASYISSITDSAGMQDNGSAPFTTFGGFGSITNGNENVHRIPALGVHANMNIDRYNLTAEWVGVTQAFRAQDLSYNGHGAKPQAAQLEAGVTFMAFSKPASFALGYQWSKDTLALRLPEHRISGVFNISLWKDTVESLEYRHDIDFGAYEFANGAHAPGLVNQNTLGTGRSSDSLIAQIGVYF
- a CDS encoding NfeD family protein, giving the protein MKMVPSHTVAKDCCNHCMLSGKSLRILGYIGLLCVLLNGINASPSWAGKAIELYIQGAIGPATADYISRNISKAQDANLILIIMDTPGGLDKSMRMIVESILASKIPIVTYVAPNGARAASAGTYILYASTVAAMAPGTHLGAASPVNLTDVMNKDGKNGQSKSTMENKSLNDAIAYIRALAQLRNRNSTFAEKAVRSASTLTASEALNTGVINLIAKDKNDLLRQLNGITVSQNGQTVRLDTQDMNIEFLKPDWRMAFLQVITEPTVAYLLLLLGIYGIFFELLNPGFMLPGVIGGISILLALYALQLLPINYAGLGLVLLGMIFIIAEAFAPSFGALGVGGTIAFIVGSILLIDIDDNSYQIARTAIWAMASANLLIIFVLSAMTIKARRGKPQHGLSILLGAEGRSLGKINLQGQAVIRGEIWTVHAAKPIPADKRIKVVAAKGLQLEVQEIDNGNG